CATGAGTAAAACTCCTAGTAAATATTTCAGTCCACATAAAATATCAGTGCTCTAGCTACAAAGTAATCATAAAAAGAACACGGATCCTTACTGCTGTGAACCGCAGTAAAAGAACCTTGAGCAGCTTAGCACATAGTGTGCCTCTGTCGTATCATTTTTCTAAATATCTATTCCATCATCATGCATTGCTACCTTGAGCTACCCGGGTAATTCGTTCCATAAATTCCTTGAGGAATCGATCAACGTCTACCCCAACAGCAACTTTGCAGTTCTTTTGCGGATCGTTAAGTCGGACTTCATCACCGATGGTACGTCCACGTGTCGGACCCTCAGTGTCTACTTTGAGGTTAATAGGCAGCAAGGTCACCAGCGATGGATCGATCGCAACACCGACAGCTAACGGATCATGCAAGCCGCAGCCGCCAAGGTGAGGAGCCGTAGTGTCATACGCCTTGATGTAATAATCCGTCGCATCGGCAAGGAAATTACCAGCGGGTGTACCAAGCGCTCGCCATGTAGCCGTTTCCGCATACGTGAGAAGCGTTTGCAGAGTCACATCAAGCCCCACCATTGTAATATCCCCAGCATTGCGCACCATGATATCCGCGGCTTCTGGGTCCTGATTGATATTAGCCTCTGCCCACTGACTGACATTGCCAGGTACGGTAAGCGCGCCACCCATAAAAACGATCTGCGCATTTCGAGCAAATGCTTCACTCTTTTGCATTGCAGCCGCGATATTAGTCATAGCGCCGGTAGGAACAATCATGAGTTCCTCCCCATAACGTTCTACCGATTCGATCAAGAAATCGACAGCGCTAAGTTCTTGTACTTTCCTAGTAGGCTCAGGGACTTCTGCCTCGCCAATACCATTTTTCCCATGGATGAAAGCAGAGATCTCGAGTACCTCGAAGCTTTCTTTAGCCAATGCATGCGGTTCACCGGCATACACAGGTACGTCGCTACGCCCGAATAATTCTAGAAGCGCTAAATCATTTCGCACGCCTGCTTCTACGAGAACGTTTCCGTAAGTTGCGGTAACGCCAATAAGATCGAGCTCAGGCGAGCCAAGTGTGTACGCCAAGGCTAGGGCGTCATCAATTCCAGTATCCAAATCAAGGATAATTTTTTTCATCTCGATGGTCCTTAAGCTGCAGTGGTAGGGAAAGGAATGACAATCAAAAATTAGATGTGCAATATGGCACGCGTTTGAGTTACATCGTTTTCAATGGCAACAAGCAACTCGTCAATGCCATCAAATTTGACCATCGGACGAATCCGATCGACGAACTCTACGACTATGGAATGACCATAAAGATCAGCATGTCGGTCGAGGACAAATGACTCTACGCTGCGACGCTTATCCCCGAACGTAGGATTATGTC
The sequence above is drawn from the Corynebacterium rouxii genome and encodes:
- a CDS encoding nucleoside hydrolase, translated to MKKIILDLDTGIDDALALAYTLGSPELDLIGVTATYGNVLVEAGVRNDLALLELFGRSDVPVYAGEPHALAKESFEVLEISAFIHGKNGIGEAEVPEPTRKVQELSAVDFLIESVERYGEELMIVPTGAMTNIAAAMQKSEAFARNAQIVFMGGALTVPGNVSQWAEANINQDPEAADIMVRNAGDITMVGLDVTLQTLLTYAETATWRALGTPAGNFLADATDYYIKAYDTTAPHLGGCGLHDPLAVGVAIDPSLVTLLPINLKVDTEGPTRGRTIGDEVRLNDPQKNCKVAVGVDVDRFLKEFMERITRVAQGSNA